The Vibrio navarrensis genome has a segment encoding these proteins:
- the bamB gene encoding outer membrane protein assembly factor BamB → MKNVFRRAVLGLITVGILAGCAGEEDTIIMAPVPQVKSQFTPKSSWSTSVGDGVGHYFSKLAPEYAYDKVFIASRDGEVKALDPQKGNTLWRSQLGKDGSAKLSGGITAAYSQVFIGSENGEVIALDQDTGEEKWRVTVAGEVLAKPVAEGSLVIVNTSNGILIALDQTNGEQKWAISTDVPNLTLRGDSTPVAVSGGVFWGTANGRLAAAIVERGQLIWQQPVGTPKGATEIDRLVDVDSSPILLGGTLYVVGYNGQLIGIDLRSGKATWKRNYSSAIDMATDGSRLFLVTDKDHLVAVDARSGTELWENAQLQHRLLTAPVLVDNYLVVGDSEGYLHWLDKSTGEFVAQQMVNDSGFAIGPTVLPDGYLIVTRNGKIKKLTLSQ, encoded by the coding sequence ATGAAGAATGTGTTCAGAAGAGCCGTATTAGGACTGATCACGGTTGGTATTCTTGCGGGTTGTGCTGGTGAAGAAGACACCATCATTATGGCACCAGTGCCTCAGGTAAAAAGTCAGTTTACTCCAAAGAGTAGCTGGAGTACTTCGGTTGGTGATGGTGTTGGTCATTACTTTTCTAAGCTCGCCCCTGAATACGCTTACGACAAAGTGTTTATCGCCAGTCGTGATGGGGAAGTCAAAGCACTTGATCCGCAAAAAGGCAACACCCTTTGGCGTTCGCAGCTTGGCAAAGACGGCAGCGCGAAGTTGTCGGGTGGCATCACAGCAGCCTACAGTCAGGTTTTCATTGGCAGCGAAAATGGTGAAGTGATCGCGCTAGATCAGGATACTGGCGAAGAGAAATGGCGTGTAACGGTTGCGGGTGAAGTCTTAGCCAAGCCGGTAGCGGAAGGCAGTCTGGTGATTGTGAATACCAGCAATGGTATTCTTATCGCGCTGGATCAAACCAATGGCGAACAGAAATGGGCCATTAGCACCGATGTGCCGAATCTGACCTTACGTGGCGATAGCACGCCGGTGGCGGTTTCTGGTGGGGTATTTTGGGGCACAGCAAATGGTCGATTGGCTGCTGCGATCGTCGAACGCGGTCAACTGATTTGGCAGCAACCTGTTGGTACCCCAAAAGGCGCGACTGAAATTGATCGTCTGGTCGATGTCGACTCCTCGCCGATTTTGCTCGGTGGCACCTTGTACGTAGTCGGTTACAACGGCCAACTGATTGGGATTGATTTGCGCTCAGGTAAAGCAACGTGGAAGCGCAATTACTCTTCAGCCATTGATATGGCGACCGATGGTAGTCGCTTGTTTCTTGTTACAGACAAAGATCATTTAGTCGCAGTAGATGCCCGTAGCGGTACTGAGCTGTGGGAAAATGCTCAGTTGCAGCACCGCTTGCTGACTGCGCCAGTGCTCGTGGACAACTATCTGGTGGTTGGCGACAGTGAAGGTTATTTGCACTGGTTGGACAAAAGCACAGGCGAGTTTGTTGCACAGCAGATGGTCAACGATAGCGGTTTTGCCATTGGACCGACTGTATTGCCAGACGGTTATCTGATTGTGACTCGTAATGGCAAAATAAAGAAACTGACGCTCAGCCAATAA
- the der gene encoding ribosome biogenesis GTPase Der, with protein sequence MVPVVALVGRPNVGKSTLFNRLTRSRDALVADFPGLTRDRKYGQAKVGEHDFIVIDTGGIDGSEEGVETKMAQQSLAAINEADVVLFMVDGRAGLTSADEAIAAHLRKIEKPAMLVVNKIDGIDADAASADFWQLGVDDMYQIAAAHGRGVTALIERALDPFFDNMLSAGKEGEIEDLTEFADQDEDPFDYSEEEAEEVFKRLQDQPIKLAIIGRPNVGKSTLTNRILGEERVVVYDMPGTTRDSIYIPMERDGREYVLIDTAGVRRRGRINETVEKFSVVKTLKAVEDANVVLLVIDARENISDQDLSLLGFALNAGRSIVLAVNKWDGLDNEVKEHVKKELDRRLGFVDFARIHFISALHGTGVGHLFESVQEAYRSATTRVSTSVLTRIMKMATEDHQPPMVRGRRVKLKYAHAGGYNPPIIVIHGNMVRELPDSYKRYLMNYYRKSLDIMGTPIRILFQNSENPFEGRTSKMTLSQERARKRMVSAVKNRSK encoded by the coding sequence ATGGTACCTGTTGTTGCCCTAGTTGGGCGTCCGAACGTAGGTAAGTCTACCTTGTTCAACCGTTTGACTCGTTCTCGTGACGCATTGGTGGCAGACTTTCCCGGTCTGACGCGAGATCGTAAGTACGGCCAGGCCAAAGTAGGCGAACACGACTTTATCGTGATTGATACAGGTGGTATCGACGGTTCTGAAGAGGGTGTTGAAACCAAGATGGCGCAGCAGTCACTAGCGGCGATCAATGAAGCCGATGTGGTGCTGTTTATGGTGGATGGTCGTGCTGGTCTGACATCCGCCGACGAAGCGATTGCCGCGCATCTGCGTAAAATCGAAAAGCCAGCCATGCTCGTGGTGAACAAGATCGATGGAATTGACGCCGATGCCGCCAGCGCGGATTTCTGGCAGCTGGGTGTCGATGATATGTACCAGATCGCCGCTGCGCATGGTCGTGGTGTGACTGCGTTGATCGAACGTGCGCTCGATCCTTTCTTTGATAATATGCTCAGCGCTGGTAAAGAAGGTGAAATTGAAGATTTAACCGAATTTGCTGATCAAGATGAAGATCCGTTTGACTACAGTGAAGAAGAAGCGGAAGAAGTATTCAAACGTCTTCAAGATCAGCCAATTAAGCTGGCGATCATTGGTCGTCCCAATGTAGGCAAATCGACGCTGACCAACCGTATTCTAGGTGAAGAGCGTGTCGTGGTGTATGACATGCCTGGAACGACTCGCGACTCTATCTATATTCCAATGGAGCGTGATGGTCGTGAATATGTGTTGATTGATACGGCTGGTGTACGCCGCCGTGGACGCATTAACGAAACAGTAGAAAAATTTTCTGTGGTGAAAACGCTTAAAGCCGTCGAAGATGCTAACGTCGTTCTGCTGGTGATTGATGCGCGTGAGAATATTTCTGATCAAGATTTGAGCTTGCTCGGCTTTGCTCTAAACGCTGGTCGTTCAATTGTTTTGGCGGTCAATAAGTGGGATGGCCTAGATAATGAAGTTAAAGAACATGTGAAGAAAGAGCTCGATCGTCGTCTTGGTTTTGTCGACTTTGCGCGTATTCACTTTATCTCTGCGCTGCACGGTACAGGTGTAGGGCACTTGTTTGAGTCGGTACAGGAAGCGTATCGCTCTGCGACTACTCGAGTGAGTACCTCAGTTCTGACACGCATTATGAAAATGGCAACCGAAGATCACCAACCGCCGATGGTTCGTGGTCGTCGAGTAAAACTGAAGTACGCTCATGCTGGTGGTTACAACCCACCAATTATCGTGATTCACGGTAACATGGTGCGCGAGTTGCCTGACTCTTATAAACGTTATCTGATGAACTACTACCGTAAGTCTTTGGATATCATGGGTACACCGATTCGTATCTTGTTCCAAAACAGCGAAAACCCATTTGAAGGCCGCACCAGCAAGATGACGCTCTCTCAAGAGCGCGCTCGTAAGCGTATGGTTTCAGCGGTGAAGAACCGTAGTAAATAA